One Epinephelus moara isolate mb chromosome 20, YSFRI_EMoa_1.0, whole genome shotgun sequence genomic window carries:
- the LOC126408605 gene encoding uncharacterized protein LOC126408605: MMEIQPEHFNDSVGDSAEQNTMSTSEWDCSHQFVTEVMQAFFRWQAEEEAKINLAGGTPSVAGSYRETLRDNVMKFFDPQRCCTEQQGETFVLSKEQAIVFLEIFERAYDDTEALMQSVQRWEAEEAVECAQLEVEEAECSAVCPTQQKVEAELRVFFDLRREFAEDRGETDVIPAPVSTQMSDRKDEKSAGRRGRHILKRMKPAFKRCWERCFGARPRNRIHSSRTKAAVTADLTSDPLEFVEDLGQDLASPDSVSPTAPVASSKDLFVEDWGQDLDSSACVSHKVVSPTASVASSEDIRSADSADLTAVPQESMAMEGMETPTESSLLADIDATPGPSGAENVTEAAQEVMGDEVIDIRDPFLEDIPDLECDLMLTVTSLESERDISESNAPAVWAWKREQAHRDSESVSQTPALVVSEETAAEQDSSQQTNINKLSVRVLVQKLVTRTFRKARTDTNPRLIADRLFENIWAEIEGEDFEILPKTFKSLDKNVFKDLCQHWGSAQIVLVSMNQDEPRVDNYIASTFKRHLMTPAKRPNVISRFFSRVGKVISQPFTARHRQVSDI; encoded by the exons ATGATGGAGATACAGCCAGAACATTTCAACGACAGCGTGGGAGACTCAGCAGAACAAAACACCATGTCTACTTCAGAGTGGGACTGTTCACATCAGTTTGTTACTGAGGTGATGCAGGCATTCTTCAGGTGGCAGGCAGAGGAAGAGGCTAAAATCAATTTGGCCGGAGGTACACCCTCAGTGGCTGGCTCCTACAGGGAGACACTGAGGGATAATGTGATGAAGTTTTTTGACCCTCAGCGGTGCTGTACAGAGCAGCAGGGGGAGACATTTGTCCTCTCTAAAGAACAGGCCATAGTCTTCTTAGAGATTTTTGAAAGGGCTTATGATGATACTGAAGCCCTGATGCAGTCTGTCCAAAGGTGGGAGGCTGAGGAGGCTGTGGAATGCGCTCAGTTGGAGGTTGAGGAGGCTGAGTGCTCAGCGGTTTGTCCCACCCAACAAAAG GTGGAGGCAGAGCTGAGAGTCTTTTTTGACCTCCGGCGAGAGTTTGCTGAGGATAGAGGAGAGACAGATGTTATACCTGCACCTGTCAGTACACAGATGTCTGACAGAAAAGATGAGAAATCTGCAGGCAGACGTGGCAGACACATCCTTAAAAGGATGAAGCCTGCATTCAAGCGCTGCTGGGAACGCTGTTTTGGAGCAAGACCCAGGAATAGGATCCACTCCAGTAGGACGAAGGCTGCTGTGACAGCAGACCTGACCTCTGATCCTCTGGAGTTTGTTGAGGATTTGGGACAGGACTTGGCTTCACCTGACAGCGTGTCACCCACTGCCCCAGTTGCCTCCAGTAAGGACCTCTTTGTTGAAGATTGGGGTCAAGACTTAGACTCATCTGCCTGCGTGTCACACAAGGTGGTGTCTCCCACTGCCTCAGTCGCCTCCAGTGAGGACATCAGGTCTGCTGACAGCGCAGACCTGACCGCTGTCCCTCAGGAAAGCATGGCTATGGAAGGCATGGAGACACCAACAGAGAGCAGCCTTCTAGCAGACATAGACGCAACTCCAGGACCATCAGGAGCGGAAAATGTCACTGAAGCTGCCCAGGAAGTAATGGGCGATGAGGTCATTGACATCAGAGACCCTTTTCTGGAGGATATCCCCGACTTGGAGTGTGACCTGATGTTAACTGTCACCTCCCTGGAGAGTGAAAGGGACATCAGTGAGTCCAATGCTCCTGCAGTCTGGGCATGGAAAAGGGAACAGGCTCACAGAGACAGTGAGTCAGTGTCACAAACACCTGCACTCGTAGTGTCTGAGGAGACAGCTGCTGAACAGGATTCATCACAGCAgacaaacatcaacaaattgTCTGTCAGGGTCCTTGTACAGAAGCTGGTTACAAGGACCTTTAGGAAAGCAAGGACAGACACCAACCCACGTCTCATAGCTGACCGCCTGTTTGAAAACATATGGGCTGAAATTGAGGGAGAAGATTTTGAAATTCTcccaaaaacattcaaaagtcTTGACAAGAATGTTTTTAAGGACCTTTGCCAACACTGGGGCAGTGCACAGATAGTGCTGGTTTCAATGAATCAGGATGAACCCAGGGTGGACAACTACATCGCCTCTACTTTTAAACGACACCTGATGACACCAGCAAAGAGGCCCAATGTCATCTCCAGGTTCTTCTCCAGGGTGGGCAAAGTGATCTCACAGCCCTTCACTGCACGCCATAGACAGGTCAGTGACATTTAG